AAGTCCATGTACACTTCATCAGGGGCTTCAACAATGTTAAGTATAACCTCTTTCAACCTTCCAATATCTTCTATATTCATAAGTCTTGCAATATCGCGATGTCTTCGTAAAATATGTTTGAGAACATTTTCGGAGATAATGACCATGAAATTCTACACATAGAACGTTAAATAATTAATGTTTCCCCGTATGGTATGTATGTTATTTCTAAATCTTCCGGTTTAAGTTCAGGATGTTTTTCAAGAGCCTTCCTCAAAGCTTCAATTGAACTTAACCCTTCAGATATTATCTTATTCTTGTAAATTACCACATGTTTCCCCTTATACTTTTCATAATCTTCCATAGTTATCTCAAGACTCTCATAAATTGCTTCAGACATACCCCCCTCACATAAACAATTCCTTATCTTTAAGGTTGCTCTATTGTGTTTCACTCTTAAAAGGGTCTTCTAGTATTGGGAGTAGCATACTATATATGAATTGCAGAGGCAAACTCGATTCCAGAAAAATTCGCGTCAACTCTGAGGGGAATGAGGAAACCCACTCCCATACACATAAAACTTATAAAAGGATTTCCATAGAATTCTTCTAAAATATAGTTTAATTGCATTGTAAAATTGTTAATATTGTGTTATTGCCCTTCTAACTGCTTCTCTGTGTATTGGTGTTTGCCATGCAACGTCCCTTCCAATTCCAAGCTCCAAATCCTTCTCTGGAGGCGGTTCATCTATCCAGAATTTTGGGTTTCTATCATAAATGTTGTGTACTATGAGGTTCTTCGCTATCAACTCCCCCTTTAATTCGCTTGGGAAATCCTCTTCCCATAAGCTTTGGGGGTCTTCAACAACCTTCTTGAGATATGGCTCCCACCTCTTCACGAAGCTTCTCGTTAAATCCTTCATTCTAATGAGCCATGCGATCACCATATCAATATCCCATTTGGCTTCGTAGAGTTGGGAGAGGATTCTCGGATTACCT
The sequence above is a segment of the Candidatus Methanomethylicota archaeon genome. Coding sequences within it:
- a CDS encoding DUF5678 domain-containing protein translates to MSEAIYESLEITMEDYEKYKGKHVVIYKNKIISEGLSSIEALRKALEKHPELKPEDLEITYIPYGETLII